A window from Nitrospira sp. ND1 encodes these proteins:
- a CDS encoding SLBB domain-containing protein, whose protein sequence is MVVSMIPHHRPHPPVRQVALSHALIWMLVLSFILPPSLLAQNLPPQVAPPGMMQQASPGTPGSLFTPGGFNAPGAGGGFGQAIVTNPTALQPIVPTQTPCPTPLSSDLSSKGTVPNLNDYWPVEPSSLLPSSIEQRMKQEQEERDRRQEKLQAEKEKSSIEYQVQVEREKKGVSQLPFGQGVVPSLQQPAAQAQGQPGNQPGSSPGGVRPLPEKKAFTAELLRQQDFNVEEAFAEFSVLHGVKSRVRQFGYDFFEAQANTFSPIQDIPVGPDFIVGPQDSLAVHIWNVPDPSFNRSFIVPVERDGMIVIPQVGAIPVGGQTFSQVEQTVRSRLSNLLKRFELHVSMARIRTIKVYVVGEVVRPGAYEISALATTSNALYAACGPARSGSLRQVKVMREGKTVAELDLYDFLLRGDRRFDQRLQSGDVVLVPPLGPVVAVSGSIKRPAIYEVKPGVRLTELLTLAGGLTPLSDRQRCHLFRLDPERGRIMVDVDLVGALASQGHEKSRPGVAGGDPVLLDGDYVRIGILPTQITNVVSLVGAVKSPGPYEYRPGMTVKDLLIHDQLTMDAYADRAEIVRTDPVTYQTKVIQFSPRALLEGSEADNHVLQRLDQVVVASQHRPPNLVLVEGELKRPGYFTIEMGERLSSVLKRAGGVTQNAFPAGLVLSRESVKLRQQAELERFVASERQRLTAQAAGGAAGASGLSTAAVLSTGGGLAEQQVLSLRLQQLEAITSRLELGRVVIRMDSIEQLEGTEDDIILEARDRILMPTPSQTVSIIGSVKNPSTVVYRPSLGLEDYLRQAGGLTEDANKKEMYVMRANGTTDSAYLAVKELRSGDTIVVPQKIEARTPQLALWQTVASIIGSVALTAAGIAVVGR, encoded by the coding sequence ATGGTCGTGAGTATGATCCCCCATCACCGTCCCCATCCCCCTGTGCGTCAGGTTGCCCTCTCCCACGCCTTGATCTGGATGTTAGTGCTGTCCTTTATTCTGCCGCCGTCGCTGCTGGCCCAAAATCTTCCGCCGCAGGTCGCGCCACCGGGAATGATGCAGCAGGCGTCGCCTGGTACTCCCGGTAGCCTGTTCACGCCCGGCGGCTTCAACGCTCCCGGGGCCGGGGGCGGTTTCGGGCAGGCCATCGTCACCAACCCCACCGCATTGCAGCCGATTGTGCCGACCCAAACTCCCTGTCCGACTCCTCTCTCCTCCGATCTCAGTTCGAAGGGAACGGTTCCCAACTTGAATGATTATTGGCCTGTCGAACCGAGCAGCCTACTGCCCAGTTCCATCGAGCAGCGGATGAAGCAGGAACAGGAAGAGCGCGATCGCCGGCAGGAAAAGCTGCAGGCCGAGAAGGAAAAATCGAGTATCGAGTATCAGGTTCAGGTCGAACGTGAGAAAAAGGGTGTCTCGCAGTTGCCGTTCGGGCAGGGAGTCGTACCCAGTCTTCAACAGCCTGCCGCTCAAGCTCAGGGCCAGCCGGGGAATCAGCCTGGAAGCTCACCGGGTGGGGTGCGTCCCTTGCCCGAAAAGAAGGCCTTTACCGCTGAATTGCTCCGTCAGCAGGATTTCAATGTGGAAGAAGCCTTTGCCGAGTTTTCTGTGTTGCACGGCGTGAAGAGCCGTGTGCGACAGTTCGGCTACGACTTTTTCGAAGCGCAGGCCAATACCTTCTCGCCGATCCAGGATATCCCGGTCGGGCCGGATTTCATCGTCGGGCCGCAAGACTCGCTTGCCGTGCACATTTGGAATGTCCCCGACCCCAGCTTCAATCGAAGCTTCATCGTGCCGGTCGAGCGTGACGGGATGATCGTGATCCCGCAGGTGGGAGCGATTCCTGTCGGCGGCCAGACTTTTTCGCAGGTCGAGCAGACCGTGCGGTCCAGACTGAGCAACCTTCTGAAGCGATTCGAATTGCACGTGTCGATGGCACGGATCCGGACGATCAAAGTGTATGTCGTGGGCGAAGTCGTCCGCCCGGGTGCCTACGAAATCAGTGCGTTGGCCACCACGTCGAATGCGCTGTATGCCGCCTGCGGCCCGGCCCGTTCAGGATCGTTGCGCCAGGTCAAGGTGATGCGCGAGGGGAAGACTGTCGCGGAACTGGACCTGTATGATTTTCTGCTGCGGGGAGACCGGCGTTTCGATCAGCGCTTGCAGTCGGGAGACGTTGTGCTGGTTCCGCCGCTCGGTCCGGTGGTGGCGGTCAGCGGATCGATCAAGCGCCCGGCGATCTACGAAGTGAAACCCGGGGTGCGTTTGACAGAACTCCTGACTCTCGCCGGAGGCCTCACGCCGCTTTCTGACCGGCAGCGGTGCCATCTGTTCCGGCTTGATCCTGAACGTGGCCGGATCATGGTGGATGTGGATCTGGTCGGCGCGCTGGCGTCCCAGGGGCATGAAAAAAGCCGGCCTGGCGTAGCAGGGGGCGATCCGGTTCTACTCGACGGGGACTATGTGCGCATCGGCATTCTCCCGACGCAAATCACCAATGTGGTGAGTCTCGTCGGGGCCGTGAAAAGCCCGGGACCTTACGAATATCGCCCCGGCATGACGGTGAAGGACCTGTTGATCCACGACCAGCTCACGATGGATGCCTATGCCGATCGTGCCGAAATCGTGAGGACCGACCCGGTCACCTATCAAACCAAGGTCATTCAATTCAGCCCCCGGGCGTTGCTCGAAGGAAGCGAGGCTGACAATCACGTGCTCCAGCGGTTGGACCAGGTGGTTGTTGCCAGCCAACATCGCCCGCCCAATCTGGTGCTGGTTGAGGGGGAGCTGAAGAGACCGGGCTATTTCACGATCGAAATGGGTGAGCGATTAAGCTCCGTCTTGAAGCGTGCCGGCGGGGTGACGCAGAACGCGTTTCCCGCCGGGCTGGTATTGTCTCGGGAATCCGTCAAGCTCCGGCAACAGGCCGAACTTGAGCGATTTGTGGCGTCAGAACGCCAACGGTTGACGGCGCAGGCGGCGGGAGGAGCGGCAGGCGCCTCCGGACTGAGCACGGCCGCGGTGTTATCCACTGGCGGAGGATTGGCCGAGCAACAGGTGTTGTCATTGCGGCTCCAGCAACTGGAGGCCATCACCTCCCGCCTGGAATTGGGGCGTGTGGTCATTCGAATGGACTCCATCGAGCAACTCGAAGGCACTGAGGACGATATCATCCTGGAAGCGCGGGATCGGATTTTGATGCCGACTCCGTCGCAAACGGTCAGCATCATCGGGTCGGTGAAGAATCCCAGTACGGTGGTCTATCGGCCGAGCCTGGGATTGGAAGACTACCTGCGTCAGGCCGGGGGACTGACCGAGGATGCGAATAAGAAAGAGATGTATGTCATGCGGGCCAACGGAACCACCGACTCCGCCTACCTGGCCGTGAAGGAACTGCGGTCCGGAGATACCATCGTGGTGCCTCAAAAGATCGAGGCCCGGACACCACAACTGGCCCTGTGGCAGACCGTGGCCAGTATTATCGGCAGCGTGGCTCTGACGGCCGCCGGTATCGCGGTTGTCGGTCGATGA
- a CDS encoding capsule assembly Wzi family protein — translation MKIRRLSFALSLGLALWLLLNGIALASSNVPLHHWSYDAIERLIGLGVIDRALIGAKPFSRVQAAQYVARAVERVRADQVELDGREAIAEPLLERLLAEFRPELIRLGTVRARPDDKTGALRFGARVTSEFDASSIGGGQTVRFRENRGGEYSVNGVQNQTDVRAWAELSDWAAVMVQPKFISNRHLLGLGATNNSENFYLREFSLKLSYANVALEVGRGTQWWGPGYHGSLLLTDHAFPMEMIKLGTERPFQLPGFLSGLGDWKVNAFLGRLEENRDFPRAKLFGVRLSYLPASWLEFGLTRLTQFGGRGRDQSFPGVVFDAYISEPNQTGNRDVNEQAMADFRLRIPSIPYLIPFPAGLQLYGEAGTEDKWSQLPVPSRTAFLGGLYIPQVFQGDTLDLRIEYADTDYGRRRHPELRQVWYNNSPYTSGMRYRGFPLGHHMGTDGTDFFVRTTRYLTDTLQLGANFNLQERDRGQPVHEKKREAAVDLTWWWSNRTQLTVGYTFQRLKNPGQVSQITPFVETFAAGVEAQNHLFWTSLAMQF, via the coding sequence GTGAAAATCCGTCGCCTTTCATTCGCGCTCAGTCTCGGCCTGGCGCTGTGGCTCTTGCTGAACGGGATTGCCCTGGCCTCCAGCAATGTGCCGCTGCACCACTGGAGTTATGACGCCATTGAGCGCTTGATCGGATTGGGTGTGATCGACCGCGCGTTGATCGGCGCGAAGCCGTTCAGCCGCGTGCAGGCGGCCCAGTATGTGGCGCGGGCGGTCGAGCGAGTCCGCGCGGATCAGGTCGAATTGGACGGTCGGGAGGCGATTGCCGAACCGCTCCTGGAACGATTGCTCGCGGAGTTCCGTCCGGAACTCATTCGTCTGGGTACCGTCCGTGCGCGCCCCGACGATAAAACCGGCGCCTTACGGTTCGGCGCCCGTGTCACGTCGGAGTTCGATGCCTCCTCGATCGGCGGCGGCCAGACCGTGCGGTTTCGCGAAAATCGAGGCGGGGAATACTCGGTAAACGGCGTGCAGAATCAAACCGATGTGCGCGCATGGGCGGAGTTGAGCGACTGGGCCGCGGTCATGGTGCAGCCGAAGTTCATCAGCAATCGCCATCTCTTGGGATTGGGTGCGACAAACAACAGCGAAAATTTCTACCTGCGCGAGTTCAGCCTCAAATTGAGTTATGCCAATGTCGCGCTGGAAGTGGGGCGGGGGACGCAGTGGTGGGGGCCCGGCTATCACGGGTCGTTGCTGCTGACCGATCACGCGTTCCCGATGGAAATGATCAAGCTCGGAACGGAACGCCCGTTTCAATTGCCGGGATTTCTCAGCGGGCTCGGGGACTGGAAGGTCAATGCGTTCCTGGGCCGGTTGGAGGAGAATCGGGATTTCCCTCGCGCGAAACTGTTCGGGGTGCGGCTCAGTTACCTGCCGGCTTCCTGGCTGGAGTTCGGGCTCACTCGTCTGACGCAGTTCGGCGGCCGCGGGCGTGACCAGTCATTCCCCGGAGTGGTGTTCGATGCCTATATCTCGGAGCCCAATCAAACCGGCAATCGGGATGTGAATGAGCAGGCGATGGCCGATTTCCGGCTCCGGATTCCTTCGATTCCCTATCTGATTCCCTTTCCGGCCGGGCTGCAGCTCTACGGCGAGGCTGGAACGGAGGACAAATGGTCGCAACTTCCCGTTCCGAGCCGCACCGCCTTTCTCGGCGGCCTCTATATTCCACAGGTGTTCCAGGGGGATACGCTGGATTTGCGTATCGAATATGCCGACACCGATTACGGCAGGCGCCGTCATCCCGAGCTACGGCAGGTCTGGTACAACAATTCGCCCTATACCAGCGGTATGCGGTACCGCGGGTTTCCGCTCGGGCACCATATGGGAACCGACGGGACCGACTTTTTTGTACGCACCACTCGATATCTGACCGACACACTGCAGTTGGGCGCGAACTTCAACCTGCAGGAGAGGGATCGCGGGCAACCGGTCCATGAGAAGAAACGGGAGGCGGCCGTGGATCTCACCTGGTGGTGGTCGAACCGGACCCAGCTCACGGTGGGCTATACGTTTCAGCGTCTCAAGAATCCCGGGCAAGTCTCTCAGATTACGCCGTTTGTCGAAACGTTCGCTGCCGGCGTCGAGGCCCAGAACCATTTGTTCTGGACTTCTCTGGCCATGCAGTTTTAG
- a CDS encoding nucleoside-diphosphate sugar epimerase/dehydratase: MPILFPTVFSAVQRRLLLFVGHLGLAALSNWVAFLLRFDGNIPAQEWDLLVAMLPLLLIIRAFTFYPFRLYDGIWRYTGLWDLRNLALSIAVSSLAFAGAVRFGLGTRAYPSSIFVIDALLLWCLLAGLRVLPRLIREAGWFRTDRKRVLIVGAGDAGAMIVREMRNHPSYGYRPIGFVDDNPAKVGHRIHGVRVLGDRDCLSHIIARQAPDVVLVAMPSAKPAAIRAVVKVLEPFHLPIQTLPNLRDLLQCRVEVSQIRNLSIEDLLDRVPVDLDPEPLRALVQGERVLVTGAGGSIGAELCRQVAGLAPASLVLLDRSENGLFAVANELAAAGKTFVAPVIGDVTEVGQMNRLFAEYRPTLVFHAAAHKHVPLMEGNPCEAVLNNVGGTRVVAEAAHRHEVDRFILISTDKAVNPVSVMGASKGVAELLVQRLARTSRTVFATVRFGNVLGSNGSVVPLFLAQIKAGGPVTITDPNMRRYFMLMTEAVHLVLQAARLARGGELFVLEMGEQISVVEMARNLIRLSGLVPDKDIALTYLGCRPGEKLTEELVAGHETVESTTVQKVLCIRPDPARNFAQLSGLVARLEESAAEGHVSKVLALLCAILPTYCPAGTLLSQERGGETDALLSEIPAQSPAGIETVAGLAPAAPHRRK; the protein is encoded by the coding sequence ATGCCGATCCTGTTTCCCACAGTCTTTTCCGCGGTTCAGCGGCGTCTGTTGCTGTTTGTGGGCCACTTGGGACTGGCTGCGCTTTCGAACTGGGTGGCATTTCTGCTTCGCTTCGATGGAAACATTCCTGCGCAGGAATGGGACCTGCTCGTGGCGATGCTTCCGCTGCTGCTGATCATCAGGGCGTTCACCTTCTACCCCTTCCGGCTCTATGACGGCATCTGGCGGTACACCGGTCTGTGGGACCTCCGTAATCTTGCGCTGAGTATCGCAGTCAGCTCGTTGGCTTTTGCCGGGGCGGTGCGATTCGGGCTGGGTACGCGAGCCTATCCATCCTCCATTTTTGTCATCGACGCCTTGCTGCTGTGGTGCCTGCTGGCCGGGTTGCGAGTGCTTCCCCGGCTGATACGGGAAGCGGGTTGGTTTCGGACCGACCGGAAGCGGGTGCTGATTGTCGGCGCCGGGGATGCCGGAGCCATGATCGTGCGGGAAATGCGCAACCATCCTTCCTACGGCTATCGTCCGATCGGGTTCGTTGACGACAATCCGGCGAAAGTCGGGCACCGCATTCATGGGGTGAGAGTCCTGGGAGACCGGGATTGCCTCTCTCACATCATCGCCCGACAGGCTCCCGACGTGGTGCTCGTGGCGATGCCCAGTGCCAAGCCTGCCGCGATTCGGGCGGTGGTGAAGGTGTTGGAGCCGTTCCATCTCCCCATTCAAACCCTGCCGAACTTACGGGATCTGTTGCAATGCCGGGTGGAGGTGAGCCAGATTCGGAACCTGTCCATCGAGGACCTGCTGGACCGGGTTCCGGTCGATCTGGATCCTGAACCGCTTCGCGCGTTGGTGCAGGGGGAGCGGGTGTTGGTGACCGGAGCCGGAGGGTCGATCGGCGCGGAATTGTGCCGGCAGGTCGCCGGTCTGGCTCCTGCATCCCTGGTGTTGCTGGATCGCTCTGAGAACGGGTTGTTTGCGGTGGCGAACGAGTTGGCAGCGGCCGGGAAGACGTTTGTGGCGCCGGTGATCGGCGACGTCACCGAGGTCGGCCAGATGAACCGGTTGTTTGCCGAGTATCGCCCGACGCTGGTGTTTCATGCCGCCGCGCATAAGCATGTGCCGCTCATGGAGGGAAATCCCTGCGAGGCCGTCTTAAACAATGTCGGCGGGACCAGGGTGGTCGCGGAGGCCGCCCATCGGCATGAAGTCGACCGTTTCATTCTGATCTCGACCGACAAGGCGGTGAATCCGGTCAGTGTGATGGGTGCAAGCAAGGGAGTGGCGGAACTGCTTGTGCAGAGGCTGGCCCGAACGTCCCGGACGGTATTCGCCACCGTGCGATTCGGGAATGTGTTGGGCAGCAATGGCAGCGTCGTCCCGCTCTTTCTGGCGCAGATCAAAGCGGGCGGGCCGGTGACGATTACGGACCCCAACATGCGCCGCTATTTCATGCTGATGACCGAGGCCGTGCATCTGGTGCTCCAGGCCGCACGGTTGGCCAGGGGAGGAGAACTCTTCGTGTTGGAGATGGGCGAGCAGATCAGCGTGGTGGAGATGGCGCGCAATCTGATTCGTCTGTCCGGACTGGTCCCCGACAAAGACATTGCCTTGACCTATCTCGGTTGCAGGCCGGGCGAGAAACTGACGGAGGAACTGGTCGCCGGTCACGAAACGGTGGAGTCGACTACGGTTCAGAAAGTCCTCTGTATCCGGCCTGACCCTGCGCGTAATTTCGCTCAGTTGTCCGGGCTCGTGGCCAGACTGGAGGAGTCTGCTGCGGAGGGTCATGTGTCGAAGGTGCTGGCCCTCCTCTGCGCTATCCTTCCCACCTATTGCCCCGCCGGTACATTGTTGAGCCAGGAGCGGGGAGGCGAGACCGATGCTCTCCTGTCCGAAATCCCTGCGCAGTCCCCGGCCGGCATAGAAACGGTCGCCGGTCTTGCGCCGGCCGCTCCGCACAGGCGGAAATGA
- a CDS encoding sugar transferase: MIKRLVDIVAASIGLLLFSPLFLILAALIKLDSSGPVLFRQERIGRGFIPFLIYKFRTMVAGRANEGLCITSRNDARITRVGRWLRATKLDELPQLLNVLIGDMSLVGPRPEVRQYVELFRSEYEPLLSIRPGMTDLASLKYRDEGDFLAQVEDPEAEYVTRILPDKIELGNMYLRRASLLFDLSLILKTLLRLVWPAKK; this comes from the coding sequence GTGATCAAGCGGTTGGTCGATATCGTGGCCGCGAGTATCGGCTTATTGCTGTTCAGTCCGCTCTTTCTGATCCTGGCCGCGTTGATCAAGCTCGACTCCTCCGGCCCGGTGTTGTTTCGGCAGGAACGGATCGGCCGGGGGTTCATCCCGTTCCTCATCTATAAATTCCGAACCATGGTGGCCGGTCGGGCGAATGAGGGGTTGTGTATCACCAGCCGGAATGACGCACGCATCACGCGCGTAGGGCGATGGTTGCGCGCGACGAAGCTTGACGAGCTTCCGCAACTTCTCAATGTGCTGATCGGAGATATGAGCCTGGTGGGCCCGCGACCGGAGGTTCGGCAATACGTCGAACTCTTTCGATCTGAGTATGAACCGTTGCTCTCGATTCGTCCCGGTATGACAGATCTGGCGTCACTGAAGTATCGAGATGAAGGGGATTTTCTGGCTCAGGTGGAAGACCCAGAAGCCGAATATGTGACCCGTATTTTGCCGGACAAGATTGAGCTCGGGAACATGTATCTCCGACGAGCATCTCTACTCTTCGACCTCTCCCTTATCCTGAAAACATTGCTCAGGCTCGTCTGGCCTGCGAAGAAATAA
- a CDS encoding DegT/DnrJ/EryC1/StrS aminotransferase family protein produces the protein MSEHAVPFHLPEIGEEEIRAVTETLRSGWLTTGQRTKQFEQEFAQAVHATHAVATNSGTAALHLALEAVGVKEGDEVILPTMTFAATAEVVSYLRAKPVLVDSEPDTLNLDPDAVRQAITPRTKVIMPVHFAGHPCAMDRLLSVATEYELKVVEDAAHALPAADHGRMVGAIGDITCFSFYATKSITTGEGGMATTHHAHYAERMRSMSLHGITKDAWSRYAGTGSWYYEIREPGFKYNLTDIAASIGIEQLRKSRRFWTARARIAAAYHDAFSELPEIQRPLCRPGYDHAWHLYVIQLNPERLRITRDDFIEALKKEQIGTSVHFMPLHMHPYYRERYGYHRDDFPHARAAFERSISLPIYSRMSEADIRRVVDVVRSLITQYRR, from the coding sequence ATGAGTGAACACGCGGTCCCATTTCATCTTCCGGAGATCGGCGAAGAGGAAATTCGCGCGGTCACTGAGACGTTGCGCTCCGGCTGGTTGACGACGGGGCAGCGGACGAAGCAATTCGAGCAGGAGTTTGCACAGGCCGTGCACGCAACCCATGCGGTGGCCACGAATTCCGGCACGGCTGCGCTGCATCTGGCCCTGGAAGCGGTCGGAGTCAAAGAAGGCGATGAAGTCATTCTGCCGACCATGACGTTTGCCGCCACGGCTGAAGTGGTGTCGTATCTCAGAGCAAAACCGGTTCTGGTGGATAGTGAACCGGACACCTTGAACCTCGATCCCGACGCGGTGAGGCAGGCCATTACGCCGCGGACCAAGGTGATCATGCCCGTTCACTTCGCCGGGCATCCCTGCGCGATGGATCGGCTGTTGTCAGTGGCGACGGAGTACGAGTTGAAGGTGGTCGAAGATGCCGCGCATGCGCTACCGGCGGCAGATCACGGACGGATGGTCGGCGCGATCGGTGACATCACCTGTTTCTCCTTCTACGCGACGAAATCCATTACGACCGGGGAAGGCGGGATGGCCACCACCCACCATGCCCACTATGCCGAGCGCATGCGGAGCATGAGTCTGCATGGGATTACGAAGGATGCGTGGAGCCGCTACGCGGGGACCGGATCCTGGTATTACGAGATTCGCGAGCCTGGATTCAAATACAACCTGACCGATATCGCCGCATCGATCGGCATCGAACAGCTCAGGAAATCTCGCCGGTTCTGGACGGCGCGTGCTCGAATCGCCGCGGCCTATCACGATGCGTTCAGCGAACTGCCGGAGATTCAGCGACCTCTGTGCCGTCCCGGCTATGACCATGCCTGGCATTTGTATGTGATTCAATTGAATCCCGAGCGTCTCCGTATTACCCGGGATGATTTTATCGAAGCCTTGAAGAAGGAACAGATCGGAACGTCCGTACATTTTATGCCCCTGCACATGCATCCCTATTACCGGGAGCGGTATGGATACCATCGCGATGATTTCCCGCATGCCCGCGCGGCTTTCGAACGCAGCATCTCACTACCGATTTATTCGCGTATGAGCGAGGCCGATATCCGGCGCGTCGTCGATGTGGTTCGATCACTGATTACGCAGTATCGGCGGTGA
- a CDS encoding class I SAM-dependent methyltransferase, with translation MELSQKKCTTDAADLEREAARIRDAYARRTTGSCAGLYSFFNRGNLFMLQERERRVLSILERAGWSSLQAVRILDVGCGAGFWIRDLIRWGADPRHITGVDLLEQRVEEARCLSPEGVAIHCRNAAALEFPDESFDLIIQSTVFTSILNRDVQLLLAREMVRVLRPNGLILWYDFHMNNPRNPDVRGVTSREIHRLFEGCTIELSRMTLAPPLTRMLAPFSWFACQLFSAVPWLCTHYLGTIRKSVRHE, from the coding sequence GTGGAACTGTCACAGAAGAAATGTACGACCGATGCTGCGGATCTCGAACGGGAAGCGGCTCGGATTCGGGACGCCTATGCGCGCCGTACGACCGGCTCGTGTGCCGGGCTGTATTCCTTCTTCAATCGCGGCAACCTGTTCATGCTTCAGGAGCGGGAGCGCCGTGTCCTGTCCATCCTGGAACGGGCCGGTTGGTCGTCGCTTCAGGCCGTTCGCATTCTTGACGTGGGGTGTGGCGCAGGGTTCTGGATTCGAGATCTCATTCGTTGGGGCGCCGACCCACGACACATCACCGGCGTGGATCTTCTGGAGCAACGTGTTGAGGAAGCCCGATGCCTGAGTCCGGAGGGGGTGGCCATTCATTGTCGGAATGCGGCCGCACTCGAATTTCCCGATGAAAGCTTCGACCTCATCATCCAGTCTACGGTGTTTACGTCCATTCTGAACCGGGACGTACAACTGCTGCTCGCCCGGGAGATGGTGCGCGTACTGAGGCCGAATGGGTTGATCCTGTGGTATGACTTTCACATGAACAATCCACGCAATCCCGATGTTCGCGGGGTCACGTCGCGCGAGATCCACCGGCTGTTTGAGGGCTGCACCATCGAACTGAGCCGCATGACTCTCGCGCCACCGCTCACGCGGATGCTGGCACCGTTCTCCTGGTTTGCCTGTCAGCTCTTCAGCGCAGTGCCGTGGCTCTGCACCCATTATCTCGGAACCATTCGGAAGTCAGTGCGCCATGAGTGA
- a CDS encoding glycosyltransferase family 2 protein, which yields MSDASHPAVTVLVPCRNEERFIGACLDSILKNDYPKERLEILVIDGMSQDETRSIVSRYVTQYPSIRLVDNIQLITPCAFNVGIAESRGDIIMIMGAHAEYSSTYISRLVDWLTRSGADNVGGVCMTVPANDSPVAHAIARGLSHPFGVGTSYFRIGTSTPRWVDTVFGGCYRKDVFARIGLFDEQLIRNQDDEFNHRLIARGGRILLVPDVVSYYYPRSSLAQLWRMFYQYGYFKPLVALKLGRIGTARQVVPMVCLGLLVGLSVASFGSHASRFMLVLLVALYLSADFAVSFAVGLSSGLRCAGWLMLVFPTLHVSYGMGYMRGIFDFVIRRKRPDIAVNTIPLSR from the coding sequence ATGAGTGACGCATCGCACCCTGCCGTGACCGTCCTGGTTCCATGCCGCAATGAGGAGCGGTTTATCGGCGCGTGTCTCGACTCGATCCTCAAGAACGATTATCCGAAGGAGCGCCTCGAAATTCTGGTCATCGACGGCATGAGCCAGGATGAGACGCGATCGATTGTGTCCCGTTACGTGACGCAATATCCATCGATCAGACTGGTGGACAATATTCAATTGATCACTCCCTGTGCGTTTAATGTCGGAATTGCGGAATCGCGCGGGGATATCATCATGATCATGGGGGCCCATGCGGAGTATTCCTCTACCTACATTTCGAGACTAGTTGACTGGCTCACGCGGAGCGGGGCGGACAATGTCGGCGGCGTGTGCATGACCGTGCCTGCGAATGACAGTCCCGTGGCGCACGCGATTGCTCGGGGCCTTTCGCATCCGTTCGGTGTGGGAACGTCGTATTTCCGAATCGGGACCTCCACGCCGCGATGGGTCGATACGGTATTCGGTGGCTGTTACAGGAAAGACGTGTTCGCCCGAATCGGGTTGTTCGATGAGCAGCTCATCAGAAATCAGGACGATGAATTCAATCACCGATTGATCGCTCGCGGGGGGCGGATTTTGTTGGTCCCGGACGTGGTCTCCTATTATTATCCCCGGTCGTCGCTCGCGCAGCTTTGGAGAATGTTTTATCAGTATGGATATTTCAAACCGTTAGTCGCCCTGAAGCTCGGCAGGATCGGTACCGCCCGGCAAGTGGTGCCCATGGTGTGTCTGGGGTTGCTCGTCGGCCTCTCCGTCGCCTCGTTCGGTTCCCACGCCTCCAGATTCATGCTCGTGCTGCTGGTCGCCCTATACCTGTCGGCAGATTTTGCCGTCTCGTTTGCGGTAGGATTATCGAGCGGTCTTCGTTGCGCCGGGTGGCTGATGCTGGTCTTTCCGACCCTCCATGTCAGTTACGGCATGGGCTATATGCGCGGGATATTCGATTTTGTGATCCGTCGGAAGCGGCCCGATATCGCCGTGAACACGATCCCACTGTCCAGATGA
- a CDS encoding glycosyltransferase has product MSGIVPAVSMMCPQEQVSSSKALRVCHVLPGPADSSNMIFAKNQILALSEAGVECRSVFLQSRTSPVVLVREIVRLRRELVQFHPHLVHAHYGTVTAAVCALVSRCPLVITYRGSDLNPGPGLFSLRSAVGRLLSQCAALRASRMMCVSTQLKNRLWWKKRFVAVVPGGVDLQRFRPMAKAAARLRMGWKSKEKVVIFNAGFDATRKRLDLAEAAIGMARRWCDDIRLEVLDGSETQEQIPFYLNAADCLLMTSDWEGSPNMVKEAIACNLPVVSVDVGDVKERLAHVRPSKIVGRDPVEIGKALADILLQAERSNGYEVIQDLSSERVAERVMAVYREAVRNMC; this is encoded by the coding sequence GTGAGCGGTATTGTCCCCGCAGTCTCCATGATGTGCCCGCAGGAACAAGTGAGTTCCAGCAAGGCGCTTCGTGTGTGTCATGTACTTCCCGGCCCCGCAGATTCGTCCAATATGATTTTCGCCAAGAATCAGATCCTTGCGCTATCCGAGGCCGGGGTGGAGTGCCGCTCGGTGTTTTTGCAATCACGGACGTCGCCTGTCGTGCTCGTTCGAGAGATCGTACGGCTGCGGAGAGAATTGGTGCAGTTTCACCCGCATCTCGTTCATGCGCACTACGGAACCGTGACGGCAGCGGTGTGCGCCCTTGTATCGCGGTGCCCGCTGGTGATCACGTACAGAGGTAGCGATCTGAATCCTGGTCCCGGGCTGTTTTCGCTTCGCTCCGCAGTCGGGAGATTGTTGTCTCAATGCGCCGCGCTGCGCGCGAGCCGGATGATGTGTGTCAGTACGCAGCTGAAAAATCGTTTGTGGTGGAAAAAAAGATTCGTGGCCGTTGTTCCCGGCGGCGTTGATCTGCAGCGATTCAGGCCGATGGCGAAAGCGGCTGCGCGTCTCCGCATGGGTTGGAAATCAAAGGAGAAGGTTGTCATATTTAATGCAGGATTCGACGCGACCCGGAAGCGATTGGACCTGGCCGAAGCTGCCATAGGGATGGCTCGTCGATGGTGCGATGACATCCGGTTGGAGGTCCTGGACGGTTCTGAAACGCAGGAACAGATCCCGTTCTATCTCAATGCGGCGGATTGTTTGCTCATGACCAGCGATTGGGAAGGTTCTCCGAACATGGTGAAGGAGGCCATCGCCTGCAATCTTCCGGTGGTGTCAGTCGATGTCGGTGATGTCAAAGAGCGGTTGGCTCATGTTCGGCCATCGAAGATTGTCGGTCGAGATCCGGTCGAGATTGGAAAGGCCTTGGCCGACATCTTGCTGCAGGCCGAGCGGTCCAATGGATACGAGGTCATTCAAGATCTCTCTTCCGAGCGTGTCGCTGAACGTGTCATGGCGGTGTATCGGGAAGCCGTTCGCAACATGTGCTGA